Proteins found in one Choloepus didactylus isolate mChoDid1 chromosome 3, mChoDid1.pri, whole genome shotgun sequence genomic segment:
- the DCUN1D4 gene encoding DCN1-like protein 4 isoform X6 has protein sequence MKVVMLVLAWKLDAQNMGYFTLQEWLKGMTSLQCDTTEKLRNTLDYLRSLLNDSTNFKLIYRYAFDFAREKDQRSLDINTAKCMLGLLLGKMWPLFPVFHQFLEQSKYKVINKDQWCNVLEFSRTINLDLSNYDEDGAWPVLLDEFVEWYKDKQMS, from the exons ATGAAA gTAGTTATGCTTGTCCTGGCTTGGAAATTGGATGCACAGAACATGGGTTATTTTACTCTACAGGAATGGTTAAAAGGAATGACTTCTCTACA ATGTGATACAACAGAAAAACTAAGAAATACTTTGGATTACTTAAGATCATTATTAAATGATTCTACAAACTTTAAACTTATTTACAGATATGCATTTGACTTTGCACGG GAAAAGGACCAGCGCAGCCTAGACATAAATACTGCCAAGTGCATGTTGGGACTGTTATTAGGAAAAATGTGGCccctttttccagtttttcaccaATTCTTAGAG CAATCAAAATATAAAGTTATCAACAAAGACCAGTGGTGCAATGTGCTAGAATTTAGCAGAACAATTAATCTTGACCTCAGCAACTATGACGAAGATGGAGCAT GGCCAGTTTTGTTGGACGAGTTTGTGGAGTGGTATAAAGACAAACAGATGTCATAG